Genomic segment of Actinomycetota bacterium:
GCGTGCGCAGATGAACACGTGCCAGGCCTGGACCTCCCTGCGCTCGCCTCCGGCTCGCTCCGCCTCCGTCCAGGCACAGGCACCGTTGCGCCTCCCTTCGGTCGGCGCAATCGCTTTCGCGATGCATTCTTCCATGCCTATTCTTTTAATACGTGGGAGCTGAGGAGGTTGTCCAGGCTGCGGAAGATGCCGAGGCCGATGTAGCGCATCCAGTCGCTGGTCCTGGTGGCGCGGGGACGGCGGAAGACGTCGATGCGCCTCGCCTTGGCCTTCGGCCGCCACTCCGGTGCGTAGTCGATCTCCTCCCGGGCTCTGTCCGCCCACTCCATGCGCAGGGCGTCCCCCAGCCACACCGGCACGTACTGCTCGCGGCAGGGATTTCCCGGCGTCATGTAGATGGTGCAGCGCGCGGGGTCCATGAGGAAGTTGTTGAGGGTCCTGGCCACGTTGAACTCCACCAGCGCCTCCACCAGCTCCAGCCGCCGCAGGTGGCGGAAGAAGTTCCAGGGGTGGCAGCATATGGTGGCGTCGTCCACGCGCTCGTCGTAGAGGCTGCGCTCCATCCCGAACTCCGCCAAGGTGGAGTAGTTGAGGCCGTGGTCCCGGGTGATCATCCTCGCCGTGAGGTGGTCGATATCGCCCCGGAAAAGGTCCAGCAGCTCCCACATGCGCGCCAGGCGGGCGAAGGAGCCGGCGATGAGGGGCTCGATGGAGGGGTCCGCTCCTCCGGAGAGGGAGCGGTCCAGGAACTGGTGGTGGTTGGCCGAGGCCAGCACGCCTCCGTGGTCAGAAGCCCTCTCCACCGCCATGTGGTGGTGGGAATGCTCGATGACCACCGCCTCCCCGTTCATGTCCGCGAAGATGTCGTTTGCGTTCATGATGATGGAGATCGCCAGGCCGGGCACCACCTCGCGGGGGTTGTCCCTCCAAACGCTCACCGCGCCGTCCACCGTGGACTGGGTCTCCATGGCCAGGTTGTTGAGCTCGAAGAAGGTCAGGCCTTCCCCCCCGTCCATGGATCCCACGGAATTCACGCAGGAGCAGAGCCCGTCCCCGTTCATCACCCCGATCCCGAAGAGGACGGGGAGCCCCATGCATACGTAAGGCTTGTAGCCCGCGATGTCCCGCACGTAGAGGGGCATCCTGCCCACGATCAGCCGTATCCAGGGCGGCAGGTCGAAGTTCCAGGACACGTAGACCCTGCCGTCGGAGGTCGCCGGGGGCACGGCGGCGAAGTTGGTGCAGCCCGTGGCCGCGGTGGAGGCCAGGGCCAGCCCCCCCGCCATGACCTCGCGCGGCTCCTCGCCCAGGGCGCGCGCCAGCCCGCTCACCCGCTCCAGATAAGCGGGGTAACGCTCCGCGAGCAGGGCCATGTGCCTCCGCGCGCGCGCCGCCTCGGCCGCCGCATCCGCTCCCCGTCTTCTCAAGGCCGACATGGCATACCGCAGCACCCCGCGGTACAGGCGCTCTCTCTTCTTCCCCGCCGCGTACCCGTAGGCGAAATCGTCCTCGGCCATGATCACCTCGAGCATTTCCCCTCCTTTGATGTTTCTGCTCACGCGGAAAAGCCTCCCGTGTTCCCGCCTTATGATCGGCTGCCTTCAGTCATACGGGTCAGGCCTGTCGCCACAGATCCGGCAACCATCGTCATCCACAGCAACCCGGTCGGTTCGTCCGTTCAGGCGCCGCCGACGGCTCAAGAAAGCCTTATTCTTTCTTTATGAAAGGGAGCGGCTTGAGCCTGCCCTCCGGTTCCAGTTTCTTCCATCCCTCGGGGAGCAGCTCCATGACCCGATCGCGGATATACTCGTTGTCCTCCTCCTCGGCGAGGCGGAAAAAGAGATCGAAGGAGACGTCCTGTCGCTCCACGAAATCGGTGACTATCTTCACCATCCTGGCGATGAGCTTCATGCCCTTCCTATCCCGCGGCACGGTGTCCGCCCACTGCCGCAGCGTCTCCACCTGCTGGATGAAGCGGCCCTCCGCCTTCTCCTCCAGGTCCCCCAGCACCTCGTACATCCTCTTCTTGGGCGGGAGGGTGAAAAGCTTCCCGATGTTCACCTGGATGCCCCCGTCCTCGCGCCTGTAGGTGGCCACGGGGAGGATAGGAGCCGGCGCGGCGCGGGCAAGGTTGGCCACCCCGAACTGGAAGGGCTTGACTTCTCCCGGCTTGCTCCTGGTCCCCTCGGGGAACACGAAGACCAGCTCTCCCCGCCGCAGGTATTTCAGGCTGAGCCTGATGGCCTCGGTGTTGTCCTTCTTTTCACGGTCGATGGGGATGACCCCGAAGATCTTCCAGAGGGCCCAACCCATGGGGCCTTCTTTGCCCCGCGCGATCTCCGTCTTCGCCCACGGCCACATGTGACGGTGGACGAGCGCCGGCTTTAAGGCCAGGGCCACGGCCACGATATCCAGGCTGCTCTGGTGATTCGAGACCACGATGAAGGGACCGTAGCGGGGCACGTTCTCCACCCCGGATACCCGGAGATCGTATTTAGGAGAGCGCGCGGCCAGCGCGAAGAAGGGCCTTATGAGCACGTACCTCCACCACATGCCTGGCCACCTTTCCCTCGTCCCGTAGCCGCCGAATCTCTACCTCGGCCCGCCTGCCCCCGATATCTACCACAAATAGATTAAGTCAAGCGCCGCCATCCGTCCACGGCGCGCGTGGGGGTCGCGGAGAAAGGGTGTCCGCGCACGCCGGGCGAAAACCAACTCGTGTCACTGTCCATGCGCGCATGGGGGTCGCGGAGAAAGGGTGTCCGCGCTTCAGCATCACGAATCCGTCCATGGCGCGCGTGGGACTCGCGATAGGCGCGGTCATGCGGGCACCATCTCCGGGTTGTGGGTCGCGTACAACAGCCTGCCCTCCTTGAACACGGCGGCGGGGAAGAGCACGTTCTCCATGTTCTCCAGGGGATTGCCGTGCAGCAGCACCAGGTCGGCCAACTTCCCTTTCGCCACCGTCCCCAGGTCATCCTCCATGCCCAGGATGCGCGCGTTGTTGATGGTCGCCGCCTGCAGGACATGCAGCGGCGTCATGTCCGTGGCGAACTCCATGAGCACCATCTCCACGCCCAAGCCTCCCGGGAACCCCTGGGGAGTGCCCCCGTCGTTCCCGCAGCCGATGAGGGCCCCGGCATGGTAGAGCCGGTTGAGATTCTCCTGTCCGTTGACCAGGGCCTCGGTGAAGATCTTGGGGTCCAGGGTGAACAAGAGGTGCTTTCTCTCGGTGTATCCGGGATCGCGGTAACGCTTCTCGAAGCGCAGGAGCTCGCGGTGGATGGCCGGCTCGCACATAGCGGGATACAGGGTCCTCACCACCTCCAGCCGGTGTGCCAGAGCCTGCCTCACCAGGGGATGGTCCAGATAGGGGTCGGCATGGCTCGCCCCGCAGAGCGCCCATCCCACCTGTACCGTGGGCACGATGAAGCGTTCTCCAGCCGTGAACTCCTCCACCTCGCGGGCCTCCAGGAGCTGGTCGGAGGGGAGATGCTCGAGTCCGTCAACCCCGAACTCAAGGGCGCGCTGGAACCCCCTGCGGAAGCGGTGGTGCACGGAGACCTTCATCCCCCGCGCGTGCGCCGCCTCCACCAGCGCGCGCAGGGAGGCGTCGTCCAGGATGTTCAGCGGCTTCTGGCCCACGAAGAGGGAACGGTCGTCGAAGGCGGTCTTGATAAAGGAGGCACCGAGCTCCGCGTTCCTCTCCACCGCCTCCACCGCCTCGGCGGGAGTCCTCACGGCGAACCCGAACTCCCCCACCTTCCGCGCCACCGGTCCCGGCAACGGGGGAAGGAAGTCCGGATAGCCGCCGGGAGCGTTGATGAACGAACCCGCGTGCACAACCCTCGGGCCCAGAAGCCTGCCCCCCTCCACCGCCTCCATGAACCTCCGCATCTGCAGTGGCAGGGTGCCCACGTCCCTGACCGTGGTCACGCCATGGGTGATGCATTCCTCGAAGTTGCGCTCGAACTGCCTCACCGCCGCCGAGACCACCTGGGGGCCGAAACGCAGCGTGGAGGTGAGGATCATGTGGCAGTGGGCGTTGATGAGGCCCGGGATGACGAAACGCCCGCCCGCGTCCAGAGAGGTCATGCCGCCGATCTCCGCGGCCTTTTTCTCGGTAAGGATATCCTCTATGCGGCCGTCCCTCACCAGGATCCCGCGCCTGTGGAGCACCGCGCCGGTGAGCACGTCCACGATCTCCGCGTTCCGGATGAGGTATCCTTCCCCCCGGGGCGGCGACCACACCTCCGCAGGGCGCCTGTCGCTGCGCATGCGGCGTTCCGCCAGAAACGGTTCGATGGCCGCCATGAGCGCCCCCGCGGCCGCGAGCTTCGCCATCCTTGCCGGTGAGAAACGCATATGTATCACCCCTTCTTTTCCTCTTGCTTTCCTTTATTCTATCACTGCGGCTCTCTCCGGCCTCCACCCTGGAGATGCGACCGCCGGCGAAGGGGCCGCGTTGCCCACCGCGGCAGCGGCCCCATGATGGACGCCGCGTCAAGGGGGGCGGCCACTCCAAGACCGCTCGGAACGGAGTTTAAGCACAGGCCTCACGGTCCATAATCATCCTGGGTGACGGTTCCCGAGGGCTTCCAGGCCGTGAGATCTCCGGATCTCCTGGCCCTTCGTTGCGGGTCAGGGAGAGAAAGCGAGGAGGGCGATTTGGGCGGCAGGCTCGACGCCGTGATCATAGGAGCGGGACTGGGAGGGCTTACCGCCGCCGCCCGCCTGTTACACGAGGGGCTTTCGGTACTGGTCCTGGAGGCGGAAGCACACCCCGGAGGCACCGCCTACCTCTACCGGCGCCGGGGATTCCTCTTCCCCATGGGTCCCCTGGGTTTCAGCTCTCCCCAACTGGTGAAGGACGCCCTGAACGACGCAGGTATCACGAGAGAGCTTGAGACACGGCGCGTCCACTACCAGCTCACGGCCTTCGGGATGCGCGTCCCCCTCTCCCTGCCCTACCGGGAGATGATAACCAGGCTGAGCGAACTCTTTCCAGACGAGGAAGCCGGGATAAGCAGGTTCTTCGGCCACATGCGCAATCTCTCCCGCCTCCAGGAACGCCTGGCCGGGGAGGGGGCGTCCCGCACCAGGCGGGGCGAAGCGGTTGATGCCGCCGCCTATCTTTCCGGCCTCATCAAGGACTGGAGACTGCGGCGCATACTTGGAGGTATGGGCAGCCGTGAGCCATACTCAGACCTGGCTCTCCTCTCCTCCATGTGGTCTCTATTGTGCGAGAGAGGTATCCACTACCCTCTCATGGGCATGCACGGTCTGTGCGACCTCCTTGCCGGGCGCCTGGGTTGGAACCCTAGCCAGGCGCACGCGGAGGGAAGCGGCGGGCGCTGCGATCCCCTTCCCATCCGCACCGCGGAAAAACCGGCGACTTTCGCATCGGGAGGATCGCCGGCAGGCCGCTTGTCGCTCAACACCCGCGTCGCCGGGATCACGGTGGACAGAGGAAAGGCCAGCGGCGTCCTGCTGGAGGACGGGACGAGGATCGAGGCGGGGGCGGTGATCAGCAACGCCGACTTCAAGACCACCTTCCTCCATCTCCTCCCCCGCGAGGCGGTGCCGGAAGGACTGCGCCGCGACGTCTTCTCCGCGCGCTTGACTCCCTCAAATCTCCAGGTCTGCCTGGGGCTGGACGAGTCACGCGTAGACCTGTCCGCCTACGGCGAGGCGAGCCGCATCATCCACCGCCGCCAGGAGGGAGAGGGACCTCCCGCGGGCGGTCCGGACTGGGGGGCCCCAGAGATCGACCCCCGTTCCCTTGCGGGCGAGGAGATGGAGATCGCCCTGCTCTCCCGGGACGACCCCTCCCTCGCCCCGCCCGGCCACTCCGTCATGGTCATCAGGACGTCCGCGCCCCACCGGCACTTCGCAAGGCTCCGGCC
This window contains:
- a CDS encoding 1-acyl-sn-glycerol-3-phosphate acyltransferase → MWWRYVLIRPFFALAARSPKYDLRVSGVENVPRYGPFIVVSNHQSSLDIVAVALALKPALVHRHMWPWAKTEIARGKEGPMGWALWKIFGVIPIDREKKDNTEAIRLSLKYLRRGELVFVFPEGTRSKPGEVKPFQFGVANLARAAPAPILPVATYRREDGGIQVNIGKLFTLPPKKRMYEVLGDLEEKAEGRFIQQVETLRQWADTVPRDRKGMKLIARMVKIVTDFVERQDVSFDLFFRLAEEEDNEYIRDRVMELLPEGWKKLEPEGRLKPLPFIKKE
- a CDS encoding amidohydrolase family protein, producing the protein MRFSPARMAKLAAAGALMAAIEPFLAERRMRSDRRPAEVWSPPRGEGYLIRNAEIVDVLTGAVLHRRGILVRDGRIEDILTEKKAAEIGGMTSLDAGGRFVIPGLINAHCHMILTSTLRFGPQVVSAAVRQFERNFEECITHGVTTVRDVGTLPLQMRRFMEAVEGGRLLGPRVVHAGSFINAPGGYPDFLPPLPGPVARKVGEFGFAVRTPAEAVEAVERNAELGASFIKTAFDDRSLFVGQKPLNILDDASLRALVEAAHARGMKVSVHHRFRRGFQRALEFGVDGLEHLPSDQLLEAREVEEFTAGERFIVPTVQVGWALCGASHADPYLDHPLVRQALAHRLEVVRTLYPAMCEPAIHRELLRFEKRYRDPGYTERKHLLFTLDPKIFTEALVNGQENLNRLYHAGALIGCGNDGGTPQGFPGGLGVEMVLMEFATDMTPLHVLQAATINNARILGMEDDLGTVAKGKLADLVLLHGNPLENMENVLFPAAVFKEGRLLYATHNPEMVPA
- a CDS encoding NAD(P)/FAD-dependent oxidoreductase, yielding MGGRLDAVIIGAGLGGLTAAARLLHEGLSVLVLEAEAHPGGTAYLYRRRGFLFPMGPLGFSSPQLVKDALNDAGITRELETRRVHYQLTAFGMRVPLSLPYREMITRLSELFPDEEAGISRFFGHMRNLSRLQERLAGEGASRTRRGEAVDAAAYLSGLIKDWRLRRILGGMGSREPYSDLALLSSMWSLLCERGIHYPLMGMHGLCDLLAGRLGWNPSQAHAEGSGGRCDPLPIRTAEKPATFASGGSPAGRLSLNTRVAGITVDRGKASGVLLEDGTRIEAGAVISNADFKTTFLHLLPREAVPEGLRRDVFSARLTPSNLQVCLGLDESRVDLSAYGEASRIIHRRQEGEGPPAGGPDWGAPEIDPRSLAGEEMEIALLSRDDPSLAPPGHSVMVIRTSAPHRHFARLRPRRGRRSRGYFAYKTALAGVLIEEASNIAPGLADAVVYMDVATPLTFEERGGRSEGAVAGWSWERKAGKGREEKELVRTPIAGLYMAGHQAFSLLALGGVPSAMLSGLKAAAYLLAGAGPVDEMRIPV